The following are encoded together in the Acetobacter vaccinii genome:
- the fabF gene encoding beta-ketoacyl-ACP synthase II: MSNRERAGLLLSAGVDSGRRRVVVTGMGIVGPLGLGVENVWSRLIAGESGIGKITQFDPSALPAHVAGEVPEGPTAEGKLTLAEWVPVKDQRKMDRFIHMGLVAATEAVEDSGWKPQTEEDKCRTGVMIGSGIGGLQTIYDASITVHEGRAKRLSPFFIPSALINLVSGHVSIKYGFQGPNHSVVTACASGVHAIGDAARLIMLGDADVMVAGGAEATVCPLGIAGFCSARALSTGFNDRPQAASRPWDKDRDGFVMGEGSGILVLEEYEHAKARGAKIYAEVVGYGMSGDAYHITAPAEGHYGAYRAMRAALKSAGLTTADINYVNAHGTSTMADDLELEAVERLFGDDARTLAMSSTKSATGHLLGAAGAVEAIFSILAIRDNVAPPTLNLDSPSRESVIDRVAHTAQKRSINVALSNSFGFGGTNASLIVRGV; this comes from the coding sequence GTGTCGAACAGGGAGCGGGCTGGTTTGTTGCTGTCGGCCGGAGTGGATTCTGGACGGAGACGCGTTGTCGTCACCGGCATGGGCATCGTCGGGCCTCTTGGCCTTGGTGTCGAAAACGTATGGTCGCGTCTGATCGCTGGGGAAAGCGGGATTGGAAAAATCACGCAGTTCGACCCCAGTGCATTGCCCGCGCATGTTGCTGGTGAGGTGCCGGAAGGCCCAACCGCTGAAGGCAAGCTGACGCTTGCTGAATGGGTTCCTGTCAAGGACCAGCGCAAGATGGACCGCTTCATTCACATGGGGCTGGTTGCTGCGACAGAAGCGGTTGAGGATTCCGGCTGGAAACCTCAGACCGAGGAAGATAAATGTCGCACCGGGGTCATGATCGGTTCGGGCATTGGTGGTCTCCAGACCATCTATGATGCCTCTATCACCGTGCATGAAGGTCGGGCCAAGCGGCTTTCCCCCTTCTTTATCCCGTCGGCACTGATCAACCTGGTCTCTGGCCACGTCTCCATCAAATATGGCTTCCAGGGGCCTAATCATTCCGTTGTCACCGCGTGTGCCTCCGGTGTGCATGCCATTGGTGACGCGGCCCGGCTGATCATGCTGGGCGATGCCGATGTCATGGTTGCTGGTGGCGCCGAAGCTACGGTCTGCCCGCTGGGCATTGCTGGCTTCTGCTCGGCCCGCGCCCTTTCCACCGGGTTTAACGACAGGCCGCAGGCCGCGTCGCGCCCGTGGGACAAGGACCGTGACGGCTTTGTCATGGGTGAAGGCTCAGGTATTCTTGTTCTTGAAGAATACGAACATGCCAAAGCCCGTGGCGCCAAGATTTATGCAGAAGTTGTTGGCTATGGCATGTCGGGCGATGCTTACCACATCACCGCACCAGCTGAAGGCCACTACGGGGCATATCGCGCCATGCGTGCCGCCCTCAAGAGTGCTGGCCTGACAACGGCTGACATCAACTATGTCAACGCCCATGGCACCTCGACCATGGCGGATGACCTGGAACTGGAAGCCGTCGAGCGTCTCTTTGGTGACGACGCACGCACGCTGGCCATGTCGTCCACCAAATCGGCCACAGGCCATTTGCTGGGGGCTGCTGGTGCTGTGGAGGCGATTTTCTCCATTCTCGCCATCCGGGACAATGTTGCCCCGCCGACCCTCAACCTCGACTCTCCGTCACGCGAAAGCGTGATCGACCGGGTTGCACATACAGCCCAGAAGCGCTCTATCAACGTTGCCCTTTCGAACAGCTTTGGCTTTGGTGGTACCAATGCCAGCCTAATCGTGCGTGGCGTCTGA
- a CDS encoding 3-deoxy-manno-octulosonate cytidylyltransferase, giving the protein MVSPLVVIPARLASTRLPGKPLADISGKPMILHVLDAAVRANIGPVIIAAAEQEICDVVSRAGGRAVLTDPQLPSGSDRTWQAVQQVDPDGQYDVIINLQGDLPTFNPADLREVLHVMDTPGFDIGTLVAPVTSEEEASAPSVVKTACHFSDESPHASALYFSRQPIPWGDGPRWHHVGVYAWRRAALERFVSLPPSGLEKRESLEQLRALEAGMRIGCARIAHAPFGVDTPADLERARQILGAQ; this is encoded by the coding sequence ATGGTATCGCCCCTTGTTGTTATCCCCGCCCGGCTTGCTTCCACACGCCTGCCAGGCAAGCCGCTGGCCGATATCAGCGGCAAACCGATGATCCTCCATGTGCTGGACGCCGCAGTGCGGGCCAATATCGGCCCGGTCATTATTGCCGCAGCCGAGCAGGAGATCTGTGATGTTGTCAGCCGGGCAGGGGGCAGGGCTGTGCTGACCGACCCGCAACTGCCATCTGGCTCGGACCGCACATGGCAGGCTGTGCAACAGGTTGACCCCGATGGGCAGTACGATGTCATCATCAACCTGCAAGGTGACCTGCCAACCTTTAATCCGGCAGACCTGCGGGAAGTGCTGCATGTCATGGACACGCCGGGATTTGACATTGGCACGCTTGTCGCCCCTGTGACATCAGAGGAGGAGGCATCAGCCCCCTCAGTTGTCAAAACGGCCTGTCATTTTTCCGATGAGTCCCCCCACGCATCAGCTCTGTATTTTTCACGCCAGCCTATTCCTTGGGGAGATGGGCCGCGCTGGCACCATGTTGGTGTTTATGCCTGGCGCCGAGCAGCGCTGGAACGTTTTGTAAGCCTGCCCCCATCCGGGCTGGAAAAACGGGAAAGTCTGGAGCAACTCAGAGCGCTGGAAGCGGGCATGCGTATTGGCTGCGCCCGCATTGCTCATGCACCGTTCGGTGTGGATACACCTGCCGATCTGGAACGCGCCCGTCAGATTCTTGGAGCACAGTAA
- a CDS encoding class I SAM-dependent methyltransferase, with amino-acid sequence MPEQNDTRDTGLAAQYEAYPYPERTPADEHKRLLIGSPSHLREIDYWVFGANRPTSTPLQALVAGCGTGDGAIMLATHLARAERPGQVVCVDRSHAALEIARNRAQARKLENIRFVQGDLTELPALGLGTFDYIDCCGVLHHLPNPDAVLALLAAQLNPGGGMGLMVYAPYGRTGVYMLQDALETLAPITQPPQERLDTARRIIRTLPATAWLHQNGNFGDHLSGGDAGLYDLLLNPRDQAYTITDFLAFLDRAGLEPAALMEPARYNPALFLPDPKLRQRLATLPWQQQAAIAEDLCGNMATHVAYVVRKGQAVTRPDPLNPDSVPIMREIPGAELAKQMRPDNTLPFAFGTLVVPIALPSQARGILPLIDGVRTVGEIEAILSTRGVNAQKFKQVWAESFHSLEQLNRVLLRPPA; translated from the coding sequence ATGCCTGAACAGAACGATACGCGCGACACGGGGCTGGCTGCCCAGTATGAGGCATATCCTTACCCCGAACGCACTCCGGCCGATGAGCACAAGCGCCTGCTCATCGGCAGCCCCAGCCACCTGCGTGAAATCGATTACTGGGTTTTTGGCGCAAACCGCCCAACCAGCACTCCACTACAGGCTCTTGTCGCCGGGTGCGGCACAGGTGACGGCGCCATTATGCTGGCCACACATCTTGCGCGGGCAGAGCGGCCTGGGCAGGTTGTCTGCGTCGACCGCTCTCATGCTGCGCTCGAAATCGCCCGGAACCGGGCTCAGGCGCGCAAGCTGGAGAACATCCGCTTTGTGCAGGGCGACCTGACAGAGCTGCCAGCACTTGGCCTTGGCACCTTTGACTACATCGACTGCTGCGGTGTGCTCCATCACTTACCAAACCCGGATGCGGTTCTGGCTCTGCTGGCCGCCCAGCTTAACCCCGGTGGGGGCATGGGGCTTATGGTGTACGCCCCTTATGGCCGAACTGGCGTTTATATGCTGCAAGATGCGCTGGAAACGCTCGCGCCCATCACCCAGCCACCGCAGGAACGCCTTGATACGGCCCGGCGCATCATCCGTACCCTGCCGGCCACAGCCTGGCTGCACCAGAATGGTAATTTTGGAGACCATCTTTCTGGCGGTGATGCGGGACTTTATGACCTGCTCCTGAACCCCAGGGATCAAGCCTATACCATTACTGATTTTCTGGCATTTCTGGACCGGGCAGGGCTTGAGCCTGCGGCCCTGATGGAGCCCGCCCGTTATAATCCTGCCCTGTTTCTGCCAGACCCAAAGCTCCGCCAGCGCCTTGCCACCCTGCCTTGGCAGCAGCAGGCCGCCATTGCCGAGGATCTATGCGGCAATATGGCCACTCATGTCGCGTATGTTGTCCGCAAGGGGCAGGCTGTTACCCGCCCTGATCCTCTGAACCCCGACAGCGTCCCGATCATGCGTGAAATTCCGGGCGCAGAACTGGCCAAGCAGATGCGGCCCGACAATACGTTACCCTTCGCTTTTGGCACTCTGGTCGTGCCCATTGCACTCCCGTCACAGGCACGAGGCATCCTGCCGCTGATTGATGGGGTGCGGACTGTGGGTGAGATCGAAGCTATTCTGTCCACACGCGGGGTCAATGCGCAGAAATTCAAACAGGTCTGGGCAGAGAGCTTCCACAGCCTTGAACAGTTGAACCGGGTGCTCCTACGCCCTCCTGCTTAA
- a CDS encoding lipid A deacylase LpxR family protein: MPVETTPTRRLKHLALASAFITGSAILPQVAKATPAADNRGTWTLQGENDAVSTLHGTSDQYYTSGLRFNWTSGTDTLPTPIAAIGKAIWGAGVQRISIGVQQMIFTPHDTQASSPWGPGQPHTSLLRDRPYSGLLLGTINLITDTDTTRSVFGIQVGIMGPAAMGRQLQNGFHNLIGDTENQGWSHQLQNQPIFQVQGGRTWRLPLANVGGIEFDMLPSAAAAIGDYQIYGRLGDTFRIGQGLDSDFGTPTIQASGTDGSDAYKARRPFAWYAFGGVTGSAVAYDASLEGNTMRSNSLHVNKKWDVGEIHAGVAIMFCGLRVSYSQVWQTQQFYGARSGLFNYGSLTVSTKF, translated from the coding sequence ATGCCAGTCGAGACCACCCCAACGCGCCGTCTCAAACACCTGGCCCTAGCATCTGCCTTTATAACAGGCAGCGCGATTCTGCCGCAGGTGGCCAAAGCTACTCCGGCGGCTGACAACCGGGGCACCTGGACCCTGCAAGGCGAGAATGATGCCGTATCCACCCTGCACGGCACATCAGACCAGTACTATACAAGTGGGCTGCGTTTTAACTGGACCTCTGGCACCGACACACTGCCCACCCCCATAGCGGCCATTGGCAAGGCCATATGGGGGGCAGGGGTGCAGCGCATTAGCATTGGTGTGCAGCAGATGATTTTCACGCCACATGACACGCAGGCATCGAGCCCCTGGGGGCCGGGCCAACCCCACACCAGCCTGCTGCGCGACCGGCCTTATAGCGGCCTGCTGCTCGGCACGATCAATCTGATCACCGACACGGATACGACCCGCAGCGTTTTTGGCATTCAGGTTGGTATTATGGGGCCTGCCGCAATGGGGCGACAGTTGCAGAACGGCTTTCATAATCTGATTGGCGACACCGAAAATCAGGGTTGGTCGCATCAGCTCCAGAACCAGCCGATCTTTCAGGTGCAGGGGGGCCGCACATGGCGGCTACCGCTGGCCAACGTTGGTGGAATCGAGTTTGACATGCTGCCATCCGCTGCCGCGGCCATTGGCGACTATCAGATTTACGGCAGACTCGGTGATACGTTCCGGATCGGGCAGGGGCTGGACAGTGACTTCGGCACCCCCACCATTCAGGCTTCTGGCACCGATGGTTCCGATGCTTACAAGGCTCGCCGCCCATTCGCGTGGTACGCCTTTGGGGGCGTAACAGGCTCTGCCGTTGCCTATGATGCCTCGCTTGAAGGCAACACCATGCGTTCAAACTCCCTGCACGTGAATAAGAAGTGGGATGTCGGCGAGATTCACGCAGGCGTCGCAATCATGTTCTGCGGCCTGCGGGTTTCCTACAGTCAGGTGTGGCAGACTCAGCAGTTTTATGGCGCACGCTCTGGCCTGTTCAACTATGGCTCCCTGACAGTCTCCACCAAGTTCTAA
- the dapA gene encoding 4-hydroxy-tetrahydrodipicolinate synthase, with protein sequence MSHTFFSGSITALITPMNQDGSLDFPSFEKLVDWQIREGTSALCAVGTTGESPTLSHEEHHAVVERTIKVANGRVPVIAGAGSNSTSEATDLARYAEKAGASAVLVVAPYYNKPTQEGLYQHYMAIADAISIPVILYNIPGRSVVDISVETMARLAQHGNIIGVKDATANLLRPLQVRAAIEKPFNQLSGEDGTAVSFLAAGGSGCISVTSNVAPALCAAVQTAWQEGRPQDAIAIQDKLLPLHDALFCESNPAPVKYAASLLGLAGETCRLPLTPIGELSRQKVRNALVATGLLN encoded by the coding sequence ATGTCTCACACATTTTTTTCCGGCTCGATTACCGCGCTCATTACGCCCATGAACCAGGATGGCAGCCTGGACTTTCCATCTTTTGAAAAACTGGTGGACTGGCAAATCCGCGAAGGTACGTCGGCCCTGTGCGCCGTTGGCACCACAGGCGAAAGCCCGACCCTGAGCCACGAGGAACACCACGCCGTTGTCGAGCGAACTATAAAGGTTGCCAACGGACGGGTTCCCGTTATTGCGGGGGCCGGATCAAACAGCACGTCAGAAGCCACAGACCTGGCCCGTTATGCTGAAAAAGCAGGGGCTTCTGCTGTGCTGGTGGTGGCACCCTATTACAACAAGCCAACACAGGAAGGGCTGTACCAGCACTATATGGCTATAGCCGACGCCATTTCTATTCCCGTCATTCTCTACAATATTCCCGGCCGCTCGGTTGTTGACATCAGTGTTGAAACCATGGCCCGTCTGGCCCAGCATGGGAACATTATTGGCGTGAAGGATGCCACCGCCAATCTGCTGCGCCCGCTGCAAGTGCGTGCCGCTATTGAAAAACCCTTCAACCAGCTTTCTGGAGAAGATGGCACCGCTGTTTCCTTCCTTGCTGCTGGGGGCAGTGGCTGCATCAGTGTAACATCCAATGTCGCCCCAGCTCTGTGCGCTGCGGTCCAGACTGCCTGGCAGGAAGGTCGCCCGCAGGATGCCATTGCCATTCAGGACAAGCTACTGCCGCTGCACGATGCGCTGTTTTGCGAGAGCAACCCGGCACCGGTCAAATATGCCGCAAGCCTGCTGGGACTGGCCGGGGAAACCTGCCGCCTGCCGCTGACCCCCATTGGTGAGTTGTCCCGCCAGAAAGTCCGTAACGCGCTTGTTGCCACCGGCCTGCTGAACTGA
- the fabD gene encoding ACP S-malonyltransferase, whose product MAVYAFVFPGQGSQTVGMGQEIAQAFPAARAVFEEVDEALGEHLSKTIFEGPIETLTSTENAQPALMAVSIAILRVLERDGGIDLSQSVTLLAGHSLGEYTALAAGRALNVTDTARLLRLRGKAMQQAVPAGEGGMAALIGATLEQAEEICAQSGGAGSLEVANDNGGGQIVLSGKMASIDAAIALAKEMKIKRAVKLPVSAPFHSSLMRPAQDVMAEALAQAQIMAPIVPVIANVTAARETDADTIRNNLVEQVTGRVRWRESVTEMVKMGIDTFVEVGAGKVLSGLAKRIEPDVSTFTIGTPADVEAFLKSL is encoded by the coding sequence ATGGCCGTTTACGCATTCGTTTTTCCCGGACAGGGCAGTCAGACCGTTGGTATGGGGCAGGAAATAGCCCAGGCCTTTCCGGCTGCCCGCGCAGTTTTTGAGGAAGTCGACGAGGCTCTAGGCGAACACCTGTCCAAGACCATCTTCGAAGGCCCGATCGAAACCCTGACCAGCACGGAAAATGCCCAGCCTGCGTTGATGGCGGTTTCCATCGCAATCCTGCGCGTGCTGGAGCGTGATGGCGGGATCGACCTCAGCCAGTCCGTAACGCTGCTGGCAGGCCACTCCCTAGGGGAATACACGGCACTTGCAGCCGGACGCGCCCTGAATGTCACCGACACAGCCCGCCTGCTCCGCCTACGGGGCAAGGCCATGCAGCAGGCCGTACCCGCGGGTGAAGGCGGCATGGCCGCCCTGATTGGCGCCACCCTGGAGCAGGCCGAAGAAATCTGCGCCCAAAGCGGCGGGGCAGGCAGTCTTGAGGTCGCCAACGACAATGGCGGTGGCCAGATTGTTCTGTCCGGCAAAATGGCCAGCATTGACGCAGCCATCGCTCTGGCGAAGGAGATGAAGATCAAGCGCGCCGTCAAGCTGCCCGTCTCCGCCCCGTTCCATTCCTCCCTGATGCGTCCGGCTCAGGATGTCATGGCAGAAGCTCTGGCCCAGGCGCAGATTATGGCCCCGATTGTGCCTGTCATCGCCAATGTAACGGCTGCGCGCGAGACCGATGCCGACACGATTCGCAACAATCTGGTCGAGCAGGTCACCGGCCGCGTGCGCTGGCGGGAAAGTGTGACCGAAATGGTCAAGATGGGCATTGATACGTTTGTTGAGGTCGGCGCAGGCAAGGTTCTGTCTGGCTTGGCCAAGCGTATTGAACCGGATGTTTCAACCTTCACAATCGGCACCCCGGCCGATGTAGAAGCTTTCCTCAAATCCCTCTGA
- the smpB gene encoding SsrA-binding protein SmpB: MSQKSGKSGKSSMISHGIAAQNRKARFNYAIQETVEAGLVLRGPEVKSLRLGRATISEAFAGERDGELWLFNSYIPEYQGGVLSRFDTRAPRKLLLHRKQVRKYMGAIAKQGATLVPMDIHFNDRGMAKVTLGLGIGKKAVDKRHAIADRDWQRDKARLIRNKGKGDY, from the coding sequence ATGTCGCAAAAATCAGGCAAATCCGGCAAAAGCTCCATGATATCCCACGGCATTGCGGCACAAAACCGCAAGGCCCGGTTCAATTATGCCATTCAGGAAACAGTGGAAGCGGGGCTTGTACTCCGTGGGCCGGAAGTCAAAAGCCTCCGCCTAGGCCGCGCGACTATCAGCGAGGCCTTTGCTGGGGAACGTGACGGAGAACTATGGCTGTTCAACAGCTACATCCCCGAATATCAGGGGGGGGTTCTTTCCCGTTTTGATACCCGCGCCCCCCGCAAACTGCTGCTACACCGCAAGCAGGTGCGTAAATACATGGGAGCCATTGCCAAACAGGGTGCCACTCTGGTGCCGATGGACATTCACTTCAATGACCGAGGCATGGCAAAGGTCACTCTCGGTCTGGGTATCGGCAAAAAAGCGGTTGATAAGCGCCACGCCATTGCTGACCGTGATTGGCAGCGCGACAAAGCCCGCCTGATCCGCAACAAGGGCAAGGGCGATTACTGA
- a CDS encoding glycine betaine ABC transporter substrate-binding protein — protein sequence MTTLTLAYPDSTVHEATAAAIIRVLEANDVEADLVTGPKHVLADMLRKQEIDIFVSAWLPDEDGDLLSAGVTPLGNLFRPEACCCISQENTRFTSLADIAQAGDDLARSIVTPQSLHAHMEQVMQRYALADAGFILRVLPDQEALAELNAALVRPQAVIMPLFQPCFLFHQGGIRMLADPLSAMGEAQTARLLLRDGLRDELEQDLLDELDELMLSAKIISAMDYAIHVEGMTADEAAEAWQRGKLLPR from the coding sequence ATGACAACCCTGACCCTCGCTTATCCTGACTCGACCGTTCACGAGGCGACAGCGGCTGCCATTATCCGCGTTCTGGAAGCCAACGATGTCGAGGCTGACCTTGTCACCGGCCCCAAGCACGTGCTGGCCGATATGCTCCGCAAGCAGGAAATCGATATTTTTGTCTCGGCCTGGCTCCCTGATGAGGACGGAGACCTGCTTTCCGCTGGCGTGACCCCGCTGGGCAATCTGTTCAGGCCCGAAGCCTGCTGCTGCATTTCGCAGGAGAATACGCGCTTTACGTCGCTCGCAGATATCGCCCAGGCAGGAGACGATCTTGCCCGCAGCATTGTAACGCCTCAGTCTCTGCATGCGCACATGGAGCAGGTCATGCAGCGTTACGCTCTTGCTGATGCAGGCTTTATCCTGCGTGTTCTGCCAGATCAGGAAGCTTTGGCTGAACTCAATGCTGCTTTGGTCCGTCCGCAAGCTGTCATCATGCCTCTGTTCCAGCCCTGCTTTCTGTTCCATCAGGGGGGTATTCGCATGCTGGCTGATCCGTTGTCTGCCATGGGCGAGGCACAGACCGCCCGCCTGCTGCTGCGGGATGGCCTGCGGGATGAGCTGGAACAGGATCTGCTGGATGAATTGGACGAGCTGATGCTGAGTGCCAAAATCATCAGCGCCATGGACTACGCCATCCACGTTGAAGGTATGACGGCTGATGAAGCGGCCGAAGCCTGGCAGCGTGGCAAGCTGCTACCCCGTTAA
- a CDS encoding cold-shock protein has protein sequence MKSNRTDRSPRFSRRGGFDDDYMPMPSFGERPSYGGGAGAGDRGGFAPRRSAGGPQVVASGPEVGATVKWFNGEKGFGFVELADGSGDVFLHANALSQAGVQGVNPGATLVVRIGQGPKGRQVAEVISVDESTAQPERPRAARPGFGARPAARPAPDVSGAEDMRGTVKWYNAVKGFGFITPEGGGKDIFIHASALERSGLNGLNEGQGVNVKVVQGQKGPEAAEVTSA, from the coding sequence TTGAAAAGTAACAGGACCGACCGCAGCCCCCGTTTTTCACGCCGCGGCGGATTTGATGACGATTATATGCCGATGCCGTCCTTTGGCGAACGCCCTTCCTACGGTGGCGGCGCTGGCGCCGGTGACCGTGGTGGCTTTGCTCCCCGTCGTTCGGCTGGTGGCCCGCAGGTTGTTGCTTCCGGCCCGGAAGTGGGCGCAACTGTTAAGTGGTTCAACGGTGAAAAGGGCTTCGGCTTCGTTGAACTGGCTGATGGTTCCGGCGATGTCTTCCTGCATGCCAATGCACTGTCTCAGGCTGGGGTTCAGGGTGTAAATCCTGGTGCAACACTTGTTGTGCGGATTGGCCAGGGTCCGAAGGGCCGCCAGGTTGCTGAAGTCATCTCCGTCGACGAAAGCACTGCCCAGCCGGAGCGCCCCCGCGCTGCCCGTCCTGGCTTTGGTGCACGCCCGGCCGCTCGGCCTGCTCCGGATGTTTCCGGTGCGGAAGACATGCGTGGTACCGTCAAGTGGTACAATGCCGTCAAGGGTTTTGGCTTCATTACGCCTGAAGGCGGCGGCAAGGATATCTTCATCCATGCATCCGCTCTGGAGCGCTCGGGCCTGAATGGTCTGAACGAAGGTCAGGGTGTGAACGTCAAGGTTGTTCAGGGCCAGAAAGGTCCGGAAGCTGCTGAAGTGACGTCTGCTTGA
- a CDS encoding prephenate dehydratase: MVRQVIAFQGTPGAYSDLACRTARPGWTTLPCRSFADAIHAVHEGRAELAMLACENSLAGRVPDIHSLLPASGLHIVGEHFQRVEHCLLVVPGTQMEQVKRVHTHAVAMDQIRNLLRTHKLTPVTEFDTAGAAELVALWGKPEEAAVASELAAQLYGLEILARNVEDAAHNTTRFYIASRTPERPPAGTPRTMTTLMFSVKNVPGALYKVLGGFATNGVNMTRLESYMSGETFAATRFLMDVEGHPDDPALGKALTELEFFTQNATILGVYTQSPFRHPPSAKGQDTPRSAPADAISG; this comes from the coding sequence ATGGTACGGCAGGTCATAGCCTTTCAGGGCACTCCGGGCGCCTATTCCGATCTTGCATGCCGCACGGCCAGACCCGGCTGGACAACCCTGCCATGCCGCAGCTTTGCAGATGCCATCCACGCCGTACACGAGGGCCGGGCAGAACTCGCCATGCTGGCGTGCGAAAACAGCCTGGCTGGGCGTGTGCCCGATATTCATTCCCTCCTGCCTGCCTCGGGCCTGCACATTGTTGGCGAACATTTCCAACGTGTGGAACACTGCCTGCTGGTGGTGCCAGGCACCCAGATGGAACAGGTCAAACGGGTACATACGCACGCCGTCGCCATGGACCAGATCCGCAATCTGCTGCGCACCCACAAGCTGACACCCGTTACCGAATTTGACACGGCAGGGGCGGCAGAACTGGTGGCTCTCTGGGGCAAACCTGAAGAAGCCGCAGTTGCATCAGAACTGGCTGCCCAGTTATACGGACTTGAAATTCTTGCACGTAATGTCGAGGACGCCGCCCACAACACGACCCGCTTCTACATTGCGTCCCGCACGCCTGAGCGCCCACCAGCAGGCACCCCCAGAACCATGACAACCCTGATGTTCAGCGTTAAAAATGTTCCGGGCGCCCTGTACAAAGTCCTTGGGGGCTTTGCCACCAACGGCGTGAACATGACCCGTCTGGAAAGCTACATGAGCGGGGAAACTTTTGCTGCCACCCGCTTTCTCATGGATGTTGAAGGCCACCCCGATGACCCAGCGCTGGGCAAGGCTCTGACCGAACTTGAATTTTTTACACAAAACGCCACTATTCTGGGTGTTTACACCCAGTCGCCCTTTCGCCACCCTCCATCAGCCAAAGGGCAGGACACGCCGCGTTCCGCACCGGCAGATGCCATATCAGGATAA
- a CDS encoding acyl carrier protein → MSEIADKVKKIVVEHLGVEESKVTPEASFIDDLGADSLDTVELVMAFEEAFNVEIPEDAAEKITTVKDAIDYIEKQKAA, encoded by the coding sequence ATGAGCGAAATCGCTGATAAGGTTAAGAAGATCGTGGTCGAGCATCTCGGCGTCGAGGAAAGCAAGGTCACACCGGAAGCATCGTTCATTGACGATCTGGGTGCAGACAGCCTCGACACCGTTGAACTGGTGATGGCATTCGAAGAAGCCTTCAATGTCGAAATCCCGGAAGATGCGGCCGAAAAGATCACCACGGTGAAAGACGCCATCGATTACATCGAAAAGCAGAAAGCCGCCTGA
- the fabG gene encoding 3-oxoacyl-[acyl-carrier-protein] reductase produces the protein MFRLDGKTALVTGASGGIGGAIARALHAQGATVVLSGTRESVIQQQAEELGQGRAFHVAANLSDADAADTLIARAEECAGASLDILVNNAGLTRDTLALRMKDADWNQVLDVDLAAPFRLSRAALKGMLRRRAGRIINISSIVGATGNAGQANYAAAKAGLVGMSKSLAQEAGSRGVTVNVVAPGFIVTPMTDALSDAQKEKLTATIPLGKLGKPDDVAAAVLYLASEEAGWVTGTTLHVNGGMAMI, from the coding sequence ATGTTCAGACTTGACGGAAAAACCGCCCTTGTCACAGGCGCGTCCGGTGGCATTGGCGGTGCCATTGCCCGTGCCCTGCATGCACAGGGGGCCACTGTTGTCCTTTCTGGCACACGGGAATCGGTTATTCAGCAGCAGGCGGAAGAACTGGGGCAGGGCAGGGCGTTCCATGTCGCCGCCAATCTGAGCGACGCCGACGCAGCCGACACGCTGATTGCCCGCGCTGAGGAATGTGCCGGAGCCAGCCTGGATATTCTGGTCAACAATGCGGGCCTGACCCGCGACACACTGGCCCTGCGCATGAAAGATGCGGACTGGAACCAGGTTCTTGATGTTGATCTTGCAGCCCCCTTCCGGCTGAGCCGCGCCGCGCTGAAAGGCATGCTGCGCCGCAGGGCAGGCCGTATCATCAACATTTCCTCAATCGTCGGGGCCACGGGCAACGCAGGACAGGCCAATTACGCTGCCGCCAAGGCCGGGCTGGTCGGGATGAGCAAGTCCCTTGCGCAGGAAGCAGGCTCCCGCGGTGTCACCGTCAACGTGGTGGCTCCTGGCTTTATCGTGACCCCCATGACCGACGCCCTGTCGGACGCCCAGAAGGAAAAGCTGACAGCCACCATCCCACTGGGCAAGCTGGGCAAGCCGGACGATGTTGCCGCTGCTGTGCTGTATCTGGCGTCGGAAGAAGCAGGCTGGGTGACGGGCACCACCTTGCATGTTAACGGCGGCATGGCCATGATCTGA